Proteins from one Pseudomonas bijieensis genomic window:
- the ahcY gene encoding adenosylhomocysteinase, with protein MSAVITPAAFTDYKVADMSLAAWGRREIIIAESEMPALMGLRRKYAGEQPLKGAKILGCIHMTIQTAVLIETLVALGAEVRWSSCNIFSTQDQAAAAIAAAGIPVFAWKGETEQEYEWCLEQTILKDGQPWDTNMILDDGGDLTELLHKKYAAVLENVHGVTEETTTGVHRLLDMLAKGELKIPAINVNDSVTKSKNDNKYGCRHSLNDAIKRGTDHLLSGKQALVIGYGDVGKGSSQSLRQEGMIVKVSEVDPICAMQACMDGFELVSPFIDGINDGTEASIDKALLGKIDLIVTTTGNVNVCDANMLKALKKRAVVCNIGHFDNEIDTAFMRKNWAWEEVKPQVHKVHRTGTGSFDPQNDDYLILLAEGRLVNLGNATGHPSRIMDGSFANQVLAQIFLFGQKYADLSPAQKAERLTVEVLPKKLDEEVALEMVRGFGGVVTKLTKQQADYIGVTVEGPFKPHAYRY; from the coding sequence ATGAGCGCTGTTATTACGCCTGCCGCTTTTACCGATTACAAAGTCGCCGACATGTCCCTGGCTGCCTGGGGCCGTCGCGAAATCATCATCGCCGAATCCGAAATGCCAGCCCTGATGGGCCTGCGCCGCAAGTACGCCGGCGAGCAACCGCTCAAGGGCGCGAAGATCCTCGGCTGCATCCACATGACCATCCAGACCGCCGTGCTGATCGAAACCCTGGTTGCCCTGGGTGCCGAAGTGCGCTGGTCGTCCTGCAACATCTTCTCGACCCAGGACCAGGCCGCTGCCGCCATTGCCGCTGCCGGTATCCCGGTATTCGCCTGGAAAGGCGAAACCGAGCAAGAGTACGAGTGGTGCCTGGAGCAAACCATCCTCAAGGATGGCCAGCCATGGGACACCAACATGATCCTCGACGACGGCGGTGACCTGACCGAGCTGCTGCACAAGAAATACGCGGCCGTGCTGGAAAACGTCCACGGTGTGACCGAAGAAACCACCACCGGCGTACACCGCCTGCTGGACATGCTGGCCAAGGGCGAACTGAAGATCCCGGCCATCAACGTCAACGACTCGGTCACCAAGAGCAAGAACGACAACAAGTACGGCTGCCGTCACAGCCTCAACGATGCCATCAAGCGCGGTACCGACCACCTGTTGTCGGGCAAGCAGGCATTGGTGATCGGCTACGGTGACGTGGGCAAGGGTTCGTCCCAGTCCCTGCGCCAGGAAGGCATGATCGTCAAGGTGTCCGAAGTCGACCCGATCTGCGCCATGCAGGCCTGCATGGACGGTTTCGAACTGGTTTCGCCGTTCATCGACGGGATCAACGATGGCACCGAAGCGAGCATCGACAAAGCGCTGCTGGGCAAGATCGACCTGATCGTGACCACCACCGGCAACGTCAATGTCTGCGACGCCAACATGCTCAAGGCCCTGAAAAAGCGCGCCGTGGTCTGCAACATCGGTCACTTCGACAATGAAATCGACACCGCTTTCATGCGCAAGAACTGGGCATGGGAAGAAGTGAAGCCACAGGTGCACAAGGTTCACCGCACCGGCACTGGCAGCTTCGACCCACAGAACGACGACTACCTGATCCTGCTGGCCGAAGGCCGCCTGGTGAACCTGGGCAACGCCACTGGCCACCCAAGCCGCATCATGGACGGTTCGTTCGCCAACCAGGTCCTGGCCCAGATCTTCCTGTTCGGCCAGAAATACGCCGACCTGTCGCCAGCTCAGAAAGCCGAGCGCCTGACCGTGGAAGTACTGCCCAAGAAGCTCGACGAAGAAGTGGCCCTGGAAATGGTCCGCGGTTTCGGCGGTGTGGTCACCAAGCTGACCAAGCAACAGGCTGACTACATCGGCGTTACCGTCGAAGGCCCGTTCAAGCCGCACGCTTACCGCTACTGA
- a CDS encoding acyl-CoA thioesterase encodes MNFHTRKWVKPEDLNPNGTLFGGSLLRWIDEEAAIYAIVQLGNQRVVTKYISEINFVSASRQGDIIELGITATEFGRTSITLTCEVRNKITRKSILTVEKMVFVNLGEDGLPAPHGRTEIKYVKDQFKDDVVE; translated from the coding sequence ATGAATTTCCACACCCGCAAATGGGTCAAGCCCGAAGACCTCAACCCCAACGGCACACTGTTCGGTGGCAGCCTGTTGCGCTGGATCGACGAAGAAGCGGCGATCTACGCCATCGTCCAGCTCGGCAACCAGCGCGTGGTCACCAAGTACATTTCGGAAATCAACTTCGTCAGCGCCTCGCGCCAGGGCGACATCATCGAGCTGGGCATCACCGCCACCGAATTTGGCCGCACCTCCATCACCCTGACCTGCGAGGTGCGCAACAAAATCACCCGCAAGAGCATCCTGACCGTGGAGAAGATGGTTTTCGTCAACCTTGGTGAGGACGGTTTGCCCGCGCCTCATGGGCGGACCGAGATCAAATACGTCAAGGATCAGTTCAAGGATGATGTTGTCGAGTGA
- a CDS encoding formate/nitrite transporter family protein, protein MDTHKDGKTPDLSAQEQHEVDRNQPPRAAVLHEIIRTQGNQELERSIAALWWSALAAGLTMGLSLMAMGLLNSRLPDHEGFKVIASFGYCAGFLAVILARQQLFTENTLTAVLPIMSKPTLGNFGRLIRLWGVVLVGNLCGTLLVAYVMLHLPIFDQRTDQAFLEIGRKVMENDTGQMFAKGIISGWMIATMVWMIPSMESAKMWIIILITYLMALGDFTHIVVGSAEVSYLVFAGQLSWEDFWMVFAGPTLAGNIVGGSFIFALISHAQIRSEVGPPKDKPSGAARPRGDSE, encoded by the coding sequence ATGGACACCCATAAAGACGGCAAGACCCCTGATCTCTCGGCTCAGGAACAGCACGAAGTCGACCGCAACCAGCCGCCGCGGGCTGCCGTGTTGCATGAAATCATCCGCACCCAGGGCAACCAGGAACTTGAGCGCAGTATCGCTGCGCTCTGGTGGTCGGCCCTGGCGGCGGGGTTGACCATGGGCCTGTCACTGATGGCGATGGGGTTGCTCAACTCCCGGCTGCCGGACCACGAAGGCTTCAAGGTCATCGCCAGCTTCGGTTATTGCGCCGGTTTTCTCGCGGTGATCCTGGCCCGCCAGCAATTGTTCACCGAAAACACCCTGACCGCGGTGCTACCGATCATGAGCAAGCCCACCCTGGGCAATTTCGGGCGGTTGATCCGGCTCTGGGGCGTGGTGCTGGTGGGCAATCTGTGTGGCACCTTGCTGGTGGCCTACGTGATGTTGCACCTGCCGATTTTTGACCAGCGCACTGACCAGGCTTTCCTGGAGATCGGCCGCAAGGTTATGGAAAACGACACCGGCCAGATGTTTGCCAAGGGCATCATTTCCGGCTGGATGATCGCCACCATGGTCTGGATGATCCCCTCCATGGAAAGCGCCAAGATGTGGATCATCATTCTGATCACTTACCTCATGGCGCTGGGGGATTTCACTCACATCGTCGTCGGCTCGGCGGAAGTGTCCTACCTGGTGTTTGCCGGTCAGTTGTCGTGGGAGGACTTCTGGATGGTGTTTGCCGGGCCGACGTTGGCGGGCAATATCGTCGGTGGGAGTTTTATCTTCGCTTTGATCAGTCATGCGCAGATTCGTAGCGAAGTCGGCCCGCCCAAAGATAAGCCGTCAGGAGCGGCAAGGCCGCGTGGCGACTCGGAATGA
- a CDS encoding patatin-like phospholipase family protein — protein MVDRATGRSISIIRHGDGSVEVTMNRPPITDLVLSGGGAKGAAYSGLVEALEANGLMGNIRTISGSSAGAISAAVLASGMSHACFDQILDDIPLTSLLDSTHPIVKTLQNAWSKLGEKLKSVPLAQLLCDLLPRLGSKGIPLENLIREKSCAALLQRCDDHSEPLSEKAQQAIANVRQNQYVTFADLAVLSKEIPQIKTVEITGTAMFEEGTQLVVFSEKTTPNMDIAVAALISASLPVVFSKPTQQGLPFQQNDEKRIETTAFADGGILNNTPVPDIYNPATSMSPIPDSESLILVFESEESDQENQRGTGISALIDSVLKAPHTASAAWNAKQLKRFADQIVVVPLKTEKGDYRGLLSGTVNFGMSEEIKNYLQEELRKVVQSYLDERYATQQTFAFVSIEDALLALSDKDFEPLSAELEDDEACTEVIAFRRHAQQALTQLKEAIQAANETPSKLEPTSQMHMAIRALDQLADQPGKLQWLAKRLNHGNDPDFMQFLQAAAEWDKGATSAISEVTRHAVEQMHQQDIATRIHNVVQNVLHPTLFRSGQPSANIKLIEGAIRDLQEVQDPKRFNNSLAQRIAFNKALERVIANYRSRYTGMLDPESTTRKTLRNMQFN, from the coding sequence TTGGTAGACCGCGCGACAGGCCGGTCGATATCCATCATTCGACATGGCGACGGTAGTGTCGAAGTCACCATGAATCGCCCCCCCATTACGGACTTGGTCCTGAGTGGCGGTGGCGCCAAGGGGGCGGCTTACTCCGGACTTGTCGAAGCCCTCGAAGCCAACGGTCTCATGGGTAATATCAGAACGATTTCAGGCTCCTCTGCAGGGGCCATATCGGCCGCCGTACTCGCCAGCGGCATGAGTCATGCGTGTTTCGACCAGATCCTTGACGATATTCCCCTCACGTCCTTGCTCGACAGCACCCACCCTATCGTTAAAACACTCCAGAACGCCTGGTCGAAGCTGGGCGAAAAACTGAAAAGCGTTCCGCTGGCGCAATTGTTGTGTGATCTGTTGCCACGCCTGGGCTCCAAGGGGATACCGCTGGAGAATCTGATCCGGGAGAAATCCTGCGCGGCGCTTTTGCAACGCTGCGACGATCACTCGGAACCTCTCTCCGAGAAAGCGCAACAAGCCATTGCCAATGTGAGACAGAACCAATACGTCACCTTTGCTGACCTGGCAGTCCTGAGCAAAGAGATCCCACAGATCAAGACCGTGGAAATCACCGGCACCGCCATGTTCGAGGAAGGCACGCAATTGGTGGTGTTCAGCGAGAAGACCACGCCGAATATGGACATTGCCGTGGCCGCGCTTATCTCCGCGTCGCTGCCGGTCGTCTTCAGCAAGCCGACCCAGCAAGGGCTGCCATTCCAACAGAACGATGAGAAACGTATTGAAACCACGGCATTTGCCGATGGCGGCATTCTGAACAACACACCGGTACCTGACATCTATAATCCGGCGACCTCCATGAGCCCGATCCCGGACAGCGAGTCTTTGATCCTGGTGTTCGAGTCTGAAGAATCGGACCAGGAAAACCAGCGGGGTACGGGCATCTCGGCCCTGATCGACAGCGTTCTCAAGGCCCCCCATACGGCTAGCGCCGCGTGGAATGCCAAGCAACTGAAGCGCTTTGCCGACCAGATCGTCGTCGTACCGCTGAAAACCGAAAAAGGCGATTACCGTGGCCTGTTGAGTGGAACGGTCAATTTCGGCATGTCCGAGGAGATCAAGAATTATCTCCAGGAAGAGCTGCGCAAGGTTGTCCAAAGCTATCTGGACGAGCGCTACGCCACGCAGCAAACCTTTGCATTTGTCTCGATCGAGGACGCCCTGTTGGCGTTGAGCGACAAGGATTTCGAACCGCTGAGCGCAGAACTGGAAGACGACGAAGCCTGCACCGAGGTGATTGCCTTCAGGCGCCACGCACAACAGGCGTTGACGCAATTGAAGGAAGCGATCCAAGCGGCCAACGAAACACCTTCTAAGCTTGAACCCACCTCGCAAATGCACATGGCCATCAGGGCCCTCGACCAACTTGCGGATCAACCCGGCAAGCTGCAATGGCTAGCTAAACGCCTCAATCACGGCAATGACCCGGACTTCATGCAATTCCTGCAGGCCGCCGCCGAGTGGGACAAAGGCGCGACCAGCGCCATTTCCGAGGTGACCCGTCACGCCGTCGAGCAAATGCACCAGCAGGACATTGCCACGCGCATCCATAACGTCGTGCAAAACGTGCTGCATCCCACACTCTTCCGCAGCGGCCAGCCCAGTGCAAACATCAAGCTGATAGAAGGGGCAATCCGGGACCTTCAGGAAGTGCAAGATCCAAAGAGGTTCAACAATTCACTGGCGCAGAGGATCGCGTTCAACAAAGCACTCGAACGGGTCATCGCCAACTACAGGTCGCGCTACACGGGAATGCTTGATCCGGAGTCAACAACCCGCAAGACCCTGCGCAACATGCAATTCAATTAA
- a CDS encoding MFS transporter produces MPLALLALAVAAFGIGTTEFVIMGLLPDVARDLAVSIPQAGLLITGYALGVVFGAPILAIGTANMPRKATLLGMTLMFILGNVLCALAPNYTTLMAARVITALCHGAFFGIGSVVAAGLVAPNKRAQAIAMMFTGLTLANVLGVPLGTALGQYAGWRSTFWAVSVIGVIAAIAQWVWLPKEIPMDKANLASEFKVLGKVNVLLALGMSVLASTSLFSVFTYIAPILQDITGVSPHGITIMLLLFGVGLTAGSFLGGRLADRRLLPSLVGMALAVVLVLAAFSQTSQSVIPAAITLVLWGVFAFALCPILQLLIIDQAHEAPNLGSTLNQSAFNLGNAAGAWIGGLVVASGADLADLPWTGALVGGLTVLTALFFIYRQRRSVAVAV; encoded by the coding sequence ATGCCGCTCGCCTTGCTTGCTTTGGCCGTCGCCGCTTTCGGCATCGGCACGACTGAATTCGTCATCATGGGGCTGTTGCCCGATGTCGCCCGTGACCTGGCGGTGAGCATTCCCCAGGCCGGGTTGCTGATCACCGGCTATGCCCTGGGCGTGGTGTTCGGCGCTCCGATCCTGGCCATCGGCACCGCCAATATGCCGCGCAAGGCGACGCTGCTGGGCATGACGCTGATGTTCATCCTCGGTAACGTCCTCTGCGCCCTGGCGCCGAACTACACCACGCTGATGGCCGCGCGAGTCATCACCGCGCTGTGCCATGGGGCGTTCTTTGGCATCGGCTCGGTAGTGGCGGCCGGGTTGGTGGCGCCGAACAAACGGGCCCAGGCCATTGCGATGATGTTCACCGGCCTGACCTTGGCAAACGTGTTGGGCGTGCCGTTGGGCACGGCCTTGGGCCAATACGCCGGCTGGCGCTCGACCTTCTGGGCGGTATCGGTGATCGGGGTGATCGCAGCCATCGCCCAATGGGTCTGGCTGCCCAAGGAAATCCCCATGGACAAGGCCAACCTGGCCAGCGAGTTCAAAGTCCTGGGCAAGGTCAACGTATTGCTCGCTCTCGGCATGAGCGTGCTGGCCTCCACCAGCCTGTTCAGCGTGTTCACCTACATCGCGCCGATCCTTCAAGACATCACCGGTGTCAGTCCCCATGGCATCACCATCATGCTGCTGTTGTTCGGCGTTGGCCTGACGGCGGGCAGTTTCCTCGGTGGGCGCCTGGCCGACCGACGCCTGCTGCCCTCGCTGGTGGGCATGGCCCTGGCCGTGGTGCTGGTGTTGGCCGCGTTCAGCCAGACCAGCCAGTCGGTGATTCCGGCGGCGATCACCCTGGTGCTGTGGGGTGTCTTCGCCTTCGCCCTGTGCCCGATCCTGCAATTGCTGATCATCGACCAAGCCCACGAAGCACCGAACCTCGGCTCTACGCTGAATCAGAGCGCGTTCAATCTCGGCAACGCGGCTGGGGCGTGGATTGGCGGGTTGGTGGTGGCCAGTGGTGCGGATCTGGCGGATCTGCCATGGACCGGGGCGTTGGTCGGGGGCCTCACGGTGTTGACTGCCTTATTCTTTATCTACCGACAACGTCGTTCGGTGGCAGTCGCTGTTTGA
- a CDS encoding EamA family transporter, translating to MIATALVLVAALLHAAWNTLIKFSGERLLVVACMDSVALLFVALALGFVAVPPLEIWPWILASALFELLYRYLLIQAYRVGDLGLVYPLMRGLSPLVVLALTFIFAGEALTIQQIIGILLIPFGMLCLLWQGGGGERLPWSMLPVVALIGLCIGCYTFIDGHALRRWSHPLDYLVWLTLLSAWPYPLLALVGKRPAFLLFWREQWRLGLAVGLCVLFSYALVLWAMQLGSIAEAAALREISVILVVLFGMRYLKEPFGRPRLLACALVLIGMLVMKA from the coding sequence GTGATTGCAACGGCCTTGGTGTTGGTGGCGGCGCTGTTGCATGCGGCGTGGAATACGCTGATCAAGTTCAGTGGCGAGCGTTTGCTGGTGGTGGCGTGCATGGACAGTGTCGCCTTGCTGTTCGTCGCGTTGGCCTTGGGTTTCGTGGCCGTGCCGCCGTTGGAGATCTGGCCGTGGATCCTGGCCTCGGCGCTGTTCGAGCTGTTGTATCGCTATCTGCTGATCCAGGCTTATCGGGTCGGTGACCTGGGGCTGGTCTATCCGTTGATGCGCGGCCTGTCGCCGTTGGTGGTGTTGGCCCTGACATTTATTTTCGCCGGTGAAGCACTGACGATCCAGCAGATCATCGGCATTTTACTGATCCCGTTCGGCATGCTTTGCCTGTTGTGGCAGGGCGGTGGTGGCGAGCGATTGCCCTGGTCGATGTTGCCGGTGGTGGCGCTGATCGGCCTGTGCATCGGTTGCTACACCTTTATCGACGGCCACGCCTTGCGGCGTTGGTCCCATCCGCTGGATTACCTGGTCTGGCTCACGCTGCTCAGTGCCTGGCCGTACCCGTTGCTGGCGTTGGTCGGCAAGCGACCGGCGTTCTTGCTGTTTTGGCGCGAGCAATGGCGGTTGGGGTTGGCGGTCGGACTCTGCGTTTTGTTCAGCTACGCTCTGGTGCTGTGGGCCATGCAACTGGGGTCGATTGCCGAAGCAGCGGCGCTGCGGGAGATCAGTGTGATCCTGGTGGTGCTGTTCGGCATGCGCTACCTGAAAGAACCTTTTGGCCGGCCGCGGCTCTTAGCTTGCGCTCTGGTGTTGATTGGCATGCTGGTGATGAAAGCCTGA
- a CDS encoding MAPEG family protein, translating into MTVALWCVLIAFLLPYLCVGIAKAGGRYRLQDNHDPRDFLDSLEGAPRRAYAAQLNSFEISPFFAAAVIVAHLAGNAELVTINVLAVLFITSRLLYIICYLADWAILRSLVWFVGVGLVLSFFFVSV; encoded by the coding sequence ATGACGGTTGCCCTGTGGTGTGTGTTGATTGCTTTTCTCCTGCCTTACCTGTGTGTCGGGATCGCCAAGGCCGGTGGGAGATACCGGTTGCAGGATAACCACGACCCCCGGGACTTTTTGGACTCGCTCGAAGGCGCTCCCCGGCGGGCATACGCCGCGCAACTGAACAGCTTCGAAATCAGCCCGTTTTTCGCCGCCGCCGTGATCGTCGCACACCTGGCCGGCAATGCCGAGCTGGTGACTATCAACGTGTTGGCGGTGTTGTTCATCACCAGTCGCCTGCTCTACATCATTTGCTACCTGGCGGACTGGGCCATCTTGCGGTCGCTGGTGTGGTTCGTGGGGGTGGGGTTGGTCTTGAGTTTCTTTTTTGTTTCGGTCTGA